Below is a genomic region from Pseudomonadota bacterium.
ACACCAAAGAGGCTTGAGCTTCTTCACACCATCAAAACAAGGCACCCTAAATCAATTAAAGAGCTTGCGGAAATAACCAAGCGGGATATGAAAAATATCTCTGAAGATGTGAAGTACCTTGAGCAGATCGGCTTTATTGAGAAACAGGGAAAGGACAGAGAAATAAGACCATTCATTAACTATGACAAACTTGCTCTTGAAATAGCGATATGAAAAGATCATAAGGGGATAGGGTAGCTCCCGACACGGTACATTCTCCGGTACCTTCCCCTGATAAATAGAAGAAACCACATGAGGAGATGTGGGAATGAAAATGGAAAAAGGTTGTATCGAAGAATATAAAGCAACAAAAGAACTCTGTCAGCTAATTCCTGTTGAAAATATAGCATACTATTGTTGGATATATCATGGAATCAAAGAAATGGAACTTTATAGCCGGGAAGATGATGGTCCTCAATACAAGTTGTCACGCATAACCAAAGAGTTGCAAAAACTAAAAAGACAAGAATGGGTAAACGACAATAACTTCAAAGACATACTTTTAAAACTCTTCTCTTCAATGAGTATTGATAAGCTGCTTAAACTCTCTTTTTCTGAAATGCTAAAAAAAGGAAGACCAGTCCCGCATAATAAAAAAAGAAGAAGCAGAAAAAAGGATTGGGCTTTAAATTTTCTGGTATATGCTCTTATTTTTGATTTGAAATCCTATACTAAAAAACCCCACTATGATTTAGTTTTTAATTTTCTTAAGAATTTGGGAATAATACCAGATGATCAGGATAGAGTTACATCGGATCACCTGAGAAAGAGGTTTCAAAGATTAAAGATCAATGATATTTTTTTAATATTAGATGCGAACTCAGTTTTAAACAACAAAACCCCAGTTTCTCCACCTGGCATAGATGGTTTTTACGCTGGTTTTTTATACGAATATCTACAGAAGGGGAAGCTTCAAATCAATAAAAGGCTTCAAGAAGAATCTTTTAATAGTAGCCGATTGTAATCGTTCGAAGTAGTCAGCAATTTATTACCCAAGGGCAACATCTCTCTTTTAAACTCTATTAAAAAATGGAAAAGGAATGAACATAAAACCTGAAAAAAATCTTTTTCCATGTCCTCACTATTTCCACTTTTTATGTTTATTCTCTTATTAGATTTTAAAGATAATGAAATAGGAAAGGAGAATGGCATGGAGCAGAGAGAGTTTGTTACCAGTGATCTTTATCTTACATCATTCATAAAAATTGTTTTTCCTCAAATATCACTCAATCTCACAGTAAAAAATGGGCGGACCCTGTTTGTATTCACTGTCTGTGACGATCTTTGCCGAGCTATGAGTTC
It encodes:
- a CDS encoding MarR family transcriptional regulator encodes the protein MKVKKVEVGIKSIEASLKEAKETMKLIEQGGKVKRKAGVYFTSFEAFRKALTPKRLELLHTIKTRHPKSIKELAEITKRDMKNISEDVKYLEQIGFIEKQGKDREIRPFINYDKLALEIAI